Proteins encoded in a region of the Corynebacterium genitalium ATCC 33030 genome:
- a CDS encoding sugar porter family MFS transporter encodes MTSTEAVSTTSSTASAQQRRYVRTVAAIAAFGGLLFGYDTGVMSGALLFITPEFGMSPAQEGMVTAMLLVGAALGAVSGGAVADKLGRRVTLILGGVLFVAGSVWCALATSPEMLGTARAFLGVAVGAVSIVTPMYISEMVPAAVRGRLVSLNTLMIVVGQLLAYVVNSLLAPSGSWQLMLGAAAVPGAVLAVGMVFLPDTPVWLSRHGRISDARAVASRTGIDTDELAQATREDAEVRAAQQGQWRTLAGSRWMRMTVLVAALLGVTQQISGVNAIVYFAPTMMNNVGVSTQNSVYTSMVIGLVSVVACYIGLQLVDRIGRKRLLLGGLTLNVIFLVLLAVVYRAAEANTSLAMLALAFMALFIASQQAAVSPTTWLLISELVPPQIRGVGMGVAGLALWMANWAVAQFFLPLVDTVGATATFVMFAMCGVAAAGFVKVMVPETVGRTLDSVAGEMKQRFGG; translated from the coding sequence ATGACTTCAACTGAGGCTGTGTCCACCACGAGTTCTACAGCATCGGCGCAGCAGCGCAGGTACGTCCGTACAGTCGCCGCGATCGCGGCGTTCGGCGGGCTTCTTTTCGGTTATGACACCGGCGTGATGAGCGGCGCCTTGCTGTTCATCACGCCCGAGTTCGGCATGTCGCCCGCGCAGGAGGGCATGGTCACAGCGATGCTGCTCGTCGGCGCTGCACTCGGCGCTGTCAGCGGCGGGGCAGTGGCGGACAAGTTGGGCCGTCGTGTGACGCTCATTCTGGGCGGAGTGCTCTTCGTCGCCGGGTCGGTGTGGTGTGCGCTGGCGACGTCTCCGGAGATGCTCGGTACGGCCAGGGCATTCCTGGGTGTTGCAGTGGGTGCGGTATCGATTGTCACGCCGATGTACATCTCGGAAATGGTGCCGGCAGCGGTGCGTGGTCGGCTCGTGTCGCTCAACACGCTGATGATTGTGGTGGGGCAGTTGCTCGCGTACGTGGTCAATTCGCTTCTCGCACCGTCGGGCAGCTGGCAGCTCATGCTGGGTGCGGCGGCGGTGCCGGGCGCTGTCTTGGCTGTGGGCATGGTGTTCTTGCCGGACACGCCTGTCTGGCTGTCGCGGCATGGGCGTATCAGCGACGCCCGCGCCGTCGCCTCCCGCACCGGCATCGACACCGACGAACTCGCGCAGGCAACGCGCGAGGACGCGGAGGTGCGGGCAGCTCAGCAGGGCCAGTGGCGCACCTTGGCGGGGTCGAGGTGGATGCGCATGACGGTGCTCGTGGCCGCGCTGCTGGGTGTGACGCAGCAGATCTCCGGTGTCAATGCCATCGTCTACTTCGCTCCGACGATGATGAACAACGTCGGGGTGTCCACTCAGAACTCGGTGTACACCTCGATGGTGATTGGTTTGGTGTCTGTGGTGGCCTGTTACATCGGCCTGCAGCTAGTGGACAGGATCGGCAGGAAGCGGCTGCTGCTCGGCGGCCTGACGCTGAACGTGATCTTCCTGGTGCTGCTGGCGGTGGTGTACCGGGCGGCGGAGGCGAATACGTCGTTAGCAATGCTCGCGCTGGCGTTCATGGCGCTGTTCATTGCTTCCCAGCAAGCCGCGGTGTCGCCGACGACGTGGCTGCTCATCTCCGAGCTGGTGCCTCCACAGATCCGCGGCGTGGGAATGGGTGTGGCGGGTCTGGCGCTGTGGATGGCAAACTGGGCGGTGGCGCAGTTCTTCCTGCCGCTCGTGGATACCGTGGGGGCGACGGCGACGTTCGTGATGTTCGCGATGTGCGGTGTCGCGGCCGCCGGATTTGTCAAGGTCATGGTTCCGGAGACGGTGGGCCGTACCCTCGACAGTGTGGCTGGTGAGATGAAGCAGCGTTTTGGTGGTTAA
- a CDS encoding type II toxin-antitoxin system VapC family toxin, whose product MNSSGAVYVDTSALIPLAVSEVHSAWAKQVLDDKDLVSSVIGKVELARVPKRTEEFGAQILGLAAKLNLVGLNSEVVEFAGAIPGFLKALDAIHLGTWLLLRSREFHCDFVTADRQLARAATTVGATVIHPFGSEL is encoded by the coding sequence GTGAATTCTAGTGGTGCGGTTTACGTAGACACGTCAGCGCTCATTCCGCTCGCCGTCTCCGAAGTGCATAGTGCGTGGGCGAAGCAAGTGCTCGACGATAAAGATCTCGTCAGTTCTGTGATCGGAAAAGTCGAACTCGCCCGTGTTCCCAAGAGAACGGAAGAGTTTGGCGCACAGATCCTCGGCCTTGCGGCGAAACTGAATCTCGTCGGTTTGAATAGCGAGGTCGTGGAATTTGCAGGGGCGATACCTGGTTTCCTGAAGGCGCTCGACGCTATTCATCTGGGGACCTGGCTTCTATTGCGTTCTCGTGAGTTCCACTGTGATTTCGTCACGGCAGATCGACAGTTAGCGCGTGCAGCCACGACTGTCGGTGCAACGGTCATCCATCCGTTTGGAAGCGAACTCTAG
- a CDS encoding MFS transporter produces the protein MPSSLPWLTALFIATLALGTDEFVIAGVLNLVAADLNTTPGAAGQLVTVFAASFAIGAPVLAVWLNRFGHKKALLAGLLIFAAANLGCAAATTLATLLALRVLAGLSAAAVSTAAFSAAAKGAPDGKQGKYLSIVTAGLTVALFTGVPLGTWFGAVFSWRTTFILIGAVSLMSAIVIHLSMPELPHDETRSVTDQLAPLKNPQVARMVAAIFLCGAGGLMFYSYLAPITVGILGSEELLPFILLVVGLVGVGSALLGGNLTDQIGSRRARITVLGGHAATLGILALLGCFTPPTWLFIAAVGFWALFAWALNPPMQASTIAAAPEAPMTAVALNISGLYLGTAAAGAIGGVLLDHFGPLSIPVVGTAFLACALLAATPPIPTAER, from the coding sequence GTGCCCTCTTCCCTTCCCTGGCTAACTGCCCTTTTCATCGCGACTCTCGCACTTGGAACTGATGAATTCGTGATTGCAGGCGTACTCAATCTAGTAGCCGCCGATCTGAACACCACGCCTGGTGCTGCTGGGCAACTGGTGACAGTCTTCGCAGCATCATTCGCCATCGGCGCTCCGGTTCTAGCCGTATGGCTCAACCGATTCGGCCACAAGAAGGCCCTTCTCGCTGGCCTATTGATCTTTGCTGCCGCGAATCTCGGATGCGCAGCCGCCACTACCCTGGCCACACTGCTCGCACTGCGCGTGCTTGCTGGTTTGTCAGCCGCAGCGGTATCTACGGCTGCATTCTCCGCTGCCGCCAAAGGCGCGCCTGACGGCAAGCAAGGCAAGTACCTGTCAATTGTGACCGCCGGACTTACCGTCGCACTTTTCACCGGCGTGCCATTGGGTACGTGGTTTGGCGCGGTTTTCTCATGGCGCACTACTTTCATTTTGATTGGTGCTGTCTCTCTGATGTCCGCGATAGTTATCCACCTGAGCATGCCCGAGTTACCTCACGATGAAACTAGAAGCGTGACCGATCAATTGGCTCCGTTGAAGAACCCGCAAGTAGCTCGAATGGTCGCTGCAATTTTCCTCTGTGGCGCGGGCGGTCTCATGTTCTACAGCTACCTCGCCCCCATAACTGTGGGGATTTTGGGCAGCGAAGAACTGCTCCCATTCATTCTCTTGGTGGTTGGGCTCGTAGGAGTGGGGTCAGCCTTGCTTGGCGGGAACCTTACCGACCAGATTGGCTCACGTAGAGCCCGCATAACCGTCCTGGGAGGCCATGCCGCAACGCTCGGCATCCTCGCATTGTTAGGCTGCTTTACCCCTCCGACGTGGCTTTTCATTGCCGCAGTGGGCTTTTGGGCTCTTTTCGCTTGGGCTCTCAATCCGCCGATGCAAGCAAGCACGATCGCTGCAGCACCGGAAGCTCCCATGACTGCAGTCGCGCTAAACATTTCGGGTCTTTACCTAGGCACCGCAGCAGCCGGAGCTATAGGCGGCGTACTACTTGACCACTTTGGACCGCTCTCCATACCAGTGGTCGGGACCGCATTTCTAGCGTGCGCTCTTTTGGCTGCCACCCCACCTATCCCGACCGCCGAACGCTAA
- a CDS encoding type II toxin-antitoxin system Phd/YefM family antitoxin produces the protein MGEVERKLQELLAEHHRSHTVSMRELNQQTRRVIDRVQSEGVALTITDRSKPVAEIRPLSQRTGIDRLEDLGLIMQRGVPMEINWEPIEGTGYSLEQFLEDRKDNRIDAALSSEF, from the coding sequence ATGGGCGAGGTTGAACGCAAGCTCCAAGAGCTTCTCGCAGAACACCACCGTTCCCACACGGTGTCTATGCGTGAGTTGAACCAGCAAACACGCAGGGTGATCGATCGTGTGCAATCGGAGGGGGTTGCTTTGACCATCACAGACCGCAGCAAGCCGGTTGCGGAAATCCGGCCACTGAGCCAGCGAACCGGAATTGACCGGTTAGAGGACCTCGGACTGATCATGCAGAGGGGCGTACCCATGGAGATCAACTGGGAGCCCATTGAGGGAACCGGTTATTCGCTTGAGCAATTCCTCGAAGACCGCAAGGACAACCGCATTGACGCGGCGCTGAGTAGTGAATTCTAG
- the ykgO gene encoding type B 50S ribosomal protein L36, with protein MKVRKSLRSLKNKPGAQVVRRHGKVYVINKKDPRFKARQG; from the coding sequence ATGAAGGTCCGCAAGTCGCTTCGGTCGCTGAAGAACAAGCCGGGCGCCCAGGTTGTGCGCCGCCACGGCAAGGTGTACGTGATCAACAAGAAGGATCCGCGTTTCAAGGCCCGTCAGGGTTAA
- the nadE gene encoding ammonia-dependent NAD(+) synthetase, giving the protein MAVMSDSDRNTQREIVNALAVKPFIDPAEEVAARVDFLADYLAVTGARGYVLGISGGQDSTLAGRLAQLAVEKVRANDPSSECQFVAVRLPHGVQSDEDDAQLALDFIQPDRRVTVDIELATTAMARTVAAALDGDELTDFNKGNVKARMRMIAQYAIAGELGLLVVGTDHAAENVTGFFTKFGDGAADLVPLAGLNKRQGAQLLEHLGADKRLYEKVPTADLEDDRPALPDEEALGITYPHIDDYLEGKQVPDDAAQRLEHLWAVGQHKRHLPPGPADTWWR; this is encoded by the coding sequence ATGGCTGTCATGTCAGACTCCGACCGGAACACGCAGCGAGAGATAGTGAACGCGCTGGCTGTGAAGCCCTTTATCGATCCAGCGGAGGAAGTCGCCGCCCGCGTCGATTTCCTCGCCGATTACCTCGCCGTGACTGGTGCCCGCGGCTACGTGCTGGGGATCTCCGGCGGGCAGGACTCCACCCTCGCCGGACGGCTCGCACAGCTCGCCGTGGAAAAGGTCCGTGCCAACGACCCCTCCAGCGAGTGCCAGTTCGTCGCCGTCCGTCTCCCCCACGGTGTGCAGTCCGACGAGGATGACGCGCAGCTCGCGTTGGACTTCATCCAGCCTGACCGCCGTGTCACCGTCGACATCGAACTGGCTACGACAGCGATGGCAAGGACAGTCGCCGCCGCACTCGACGGGGACGAGCTGACCGACTTCAACAAAGGCAACGTCAAAGCCCGCATGCGCATGATCGCCCAGTACGCGATCGCCGGCGAGCTCGGCCTCCTTGTCGTGGGCACCGATCATGCGGCTGAAAACGTCACCGGCTTTTTCACCAAATTCGGCGACGGGGCGGCCGACCTCGTCCCTCTCGCGGGCCTCAACAAACGCCAGGGCGCCCAGCTTCTGGAACACCTCGGGGCCGACAAACGCCTTTATGAAAAGGTGCCCACCGCCGATCTCGAGGACGATCGTCCTGCGCTTCCCGACGAAGAAGCACTCGGCATCACCTACCCCCACATCGACGACTATCTCGAGGGGAAGCAGGTTCCCGACGATGCGGCGCAGCGTCTCGAGCACCTCTGGGCCGTCGGCCAGCACAAGCGCCACCTTCCGCCCGGTCCCGCCGACACGTGGTGGCGTTGA
- a CDS encoding ArsR/SmtB family transcription factor: MRGRSDDQSPNVEDLSLTRVLAALSDPLRLGIVQLLADGEERQWGEIDAPVSKSTLSHHMKTLRSAGITRTRDEGTRCFVRLRNEDLEDRFPGLLPSLLGVADTDAIEVGLK; the protein is encoded by the coding sequence ATGCGCGGGCGTTCTGATGATCAATCTCCGAATGTGGAGGACCTTTCTCTAACGCGTGTCTTGGCTGCCCTGTCTGACCCGTTGCGGCTGGGGATCGTTCAACTGCTTGCTGATGGTGAGGAACGGCAATGGGGCGAGATCGATGCCCCAGTCTCGAAATCCACTCTCAGCCACCATATGAAGACCCTGCGAAGTGCGGGTATAACACGTACCCGGGATGAAGGCACGCGCTGTTTTGTCCGACTTCGCAACGAGGATCTGGAGGATCGCTTTCCAGGACTCCTTCCGTCTCTCCTGGGGGTTGCGGACACTGATGCGATCGAAGTGGGATTGAAGTAG
- a CDS encoding fructosamine kinase family protein, protein MTAPQTFTKTGTGPRAAEAEAAYLRWLREGSNAVVEVYSVDVEANTLTIEEVASARPTREAARRAGEELAAIHAMGADAFGAPAEGWDGPNYIGRAQQDCIPVPRWAEFFTEQRVLPFAEKAHKGGTLSADGLETVKRACEALVAEDEDAPLARIHGDLWAGNLLFSPDGPRFIDPAAHGGHPLTDIAMLELFSAPYVSEIASGYLVAGGDLGRDWEARIPIHQLHPLAVHCYTHGASYARPLIDAAERTLDLTR, encoded by the coding sequence ATGACTGCTCCCCAGACTTTCACTAAAACCGGAACTGGACCCCGCGCCGCTGAAGCTGAAGCGGCCTATTTGCGCTGGCTGCGGGAAGGGTCGAACGCTGTCGTCGAGGTTTACAGCGTCGATGTGGAGGCGAACACCCTGACTATCGAGGAGGTCGCGTCCGCACGGCCAACGCGTGAGGCTGCGCGCCGCGCCGGGGAGGAGCTCGCCGCGATCCACGCCATGGGTGCAGACGCCTTTGGCGCGCCTGCAGAGGGTTGGGATGGGCCGAACTATATTGGCCGCGCGCAGCAGGATTGCATCCCGGTGCCGCGCTGGGCGGAGTTCTTCACGGAGCAGCGCGTGCTGCCGTTCGCGGAAAAAGCCCACAAAGGCGGAACGCTGAGCGCCGATGGGCTGGAGACAGTGAAACGCGCGTGCGAGGCACTCGTCGCGGAGGATGAAGACGCCCCGCTCGCCCGCATCCACGGCGATCTGTGGGCGGGCAACCTGTTGTTCTCGCCGGACGGCCCGCGGTTCATCGACCCGGCGGCGCACGGCGGACACCCACTGACAGACATTGCGATGCTCGAGCTCTTTAGCGCTCCGTACGTTAGCGAGATCGCATCGGGCTACCTCGTCGCCGGCGGCGACCTCGGCCGCGACTGGGAGGCCCGCATCCCGATCCACCAGCTTCACCCGCTCGCGGTGCACTGCTACACGCACGGCGCGAGCTACGCCCGCCCGCTTATCGACGCCGCCGAGCGCACCCTCGACCTCACCCGTTAG
- the nrdH gene encoding glutaredoxin-like protein NrdH has translation MSITLYTKPACVQCNATKKALDRAGLNYTTVDISLDDSARDYVMALGYLQAPVVEVDGDHWSGFRPDRIRTLAEAAA, from the coding sequence ATGTCCATCACCCTCTACACCAAGCCCGCATGCGTGCAGTGCAACGCGACCAAGAAGGCCCTCGACCGTGCAGGTCTGAACTACACCACCGTGGATATCTCCCTGGATGACTCCGCCCGTGACTACGTGATGGCGCTGGGTTACCTGCAGGCCCCGGTCGTGGAAGTTGACGGTGACCACTGGTCCGGTTTCCGTCCGGACCGCATCCGCACCCTCGCCGAGGCTGCTGCCTAA
- the nrdI gene encoding class Ib ribonucleoside-diphosphate reductase assembly flavoprotein NrdI, which yields MLVVYFSSTTENTHRFVGKLGLPAARIPLRRTQQPLTVEKPYVLVVPTYGGGASISEGNSRPVPPQVIHFLNDPHNRALLRGVIAGGNSNFGPDFGRAGEVISAKTGVPYLYRFEMMGTEYDVTHVRDSLIAHRERLGLGPMTSTEKDRLDEHVQTRVDDSARRLAQLRKRYQTV from the coding sequence ATGCTGGTGGTTTATTTCTCCTCTACGACGGAGAACACGCACCGGTTTGTCGGCAAGCTGGGTTTGCCGGCGGCACGCATTCCGCTGCGCCGCACGCAGCAACCACTGACAGTGGAGAAGCCCTATGTCTTGGTTGTGCCGACGTATGGGGGAGGGGCGTCGATAAGCGAAGGGAACTCGCGCCCCGTGCCACCGCAAGTTATCCACTTTCTCAATGACCCGCACAATCGTGCTTTGTTGCGTGGTGTGATCGCGGGAGGCAACTCCAACTTCGGCCCTGATTTCGGCCGGGCAGGCGAGGTGATCTCCGCTAAGACGGGCGTGCCCTACCTCTACCGCTTCGAAATGATGGGCACCGAATACGACGTCACGCACGTGCGTGATTCTCTTATCGCCCACCGCGAGCGGCTCGGGTTGGGCCCGATGACATCCACGGAAAAAGATCGGCTCGACGAGCACGTGCAGACCCGCGTCGACGACAGCGCGCGGCGGCTGGCACAGTTGCGCAAGCGCTACCAAACGGTGTGA